CAGGTCGACGTGCTGCAGCAGCCGAGCGGCAACCCCAAGGACCAGGAGATCAACGCCTACGCGCTGCCGATCCTCACCCAGGAGACGATCGACGCCCAGAGCGCGCAGATCGACATGGTCAGCGGGGCGACCGTGACCAGCGACGGCTACGTCCAGTCGCTGCAGAGCGCCCTCGACCAGGCCGGCCTGTGATCCGCGCCGGTCTGCCGACCACCACCCGGGCCGCCACGCGGGACGCCCACCGACCCGCTTCCCGACCCGCCTCGGCCACCCGGGCGGCACGGCCTGCCCGCGTCGACGCCGGCCTGCCCGCGATGCCGGTCCACCGCCGGGTCGAGCACGTGATGGGGATGCCGATCAGCCTGGCCCTGCGCGGCCGGCACGCCGCGGACGCCCAGGCCGACGCGGCGTGGGACCACGCCCTGGCGGTGCTCCGCGAGGCCGACCGCGTCTTCAGCACCTACCGCGCCGACTCCGTGGTGAGCCGGCTGCAGCGCGCCGAGCTCGCCCTCGACGACTGCCCCCGCGAGGTCCACGAGGTGCTCGCGCTGGGCGAGCGGGCGCGGGTCGAGTCCGACGGCGCGTTCGACGTACGCCGGGCCGGTCCGGACGGCGCCCTCGTGCTCGACCCGTCCGGCGTCGTCAAGGGCTGGGCCGTCGACCGGGCGTTCCGCGCCTTCGACGACCTGCGCGCCACCGACGTCTGCCTCGCCGCCGGCGGCGACCTGGCCTGCCGCACCGCGCTGCCCGGCTCGCAGGGCTGGCGCATCGGCGTCGAGGACCCCCACGACGCCAGCCGCGTGCTGGCCGTGGTGCCGGCGCGCGACGGCGCCGTCGCCACCTCCGGACTGGCCCACCGCGGCGCCCACCTCGTCGACGCCCGCACCGGCACCACCCCGGCCGACGTCGCCTCGGTCACCGTCGTGGCCGCCGACCTCGTGACCGCCGACCTCGACGCCACCTCGGCCTTCGCGCGCGGCGGCGACGCCGCCCGCTGGCTCGGCGCCCGCCCCGGTCGCGCCGGCGTCGTCGTGTGGGCCGACGGTCGGGCGGAGGTGGTGGGGCGGGCCGACTAGGGCACTGGACGTCCTTTTCGGTCACCTGACGCCTGTTGCAACAGACGTCCAGTAGCTGATGACCCGGACGTCCGGGTAATCAGCGCCGCCGTCCGCCACCACGACCCCCCGGTGCGCAACCCCCCACCGTCCCCCATAATGAGACTCGTTCTCATTATGAAGGCGGTGCAGTGCAACCTCTCCTGACCCTCGACGACCTCGTGGTCGCCGCCAGCGGGCGGCGGCTGGTCGACGGCGTCGGGCTGCACGTGGACGCCGGGGAGCGGGTCGCGCTCGTGGGCCCCTCGGGCGCCGGCAAGTCGCTGACGGTGGGGGCGGTGCTCGGCCGGCTCGGGGCGGCGTACGACGCCACGGCGCGGCTGCGGCTCGGCGACCGGGCCCTCGACGTCGCTCGGCCCACGGGGCGGGACGGGCTGGCCGCGGTGCACCAGGCCTCGGCCGTGGCGTTGAACCCGGTCGTCGCGGTGGGCACCCAGCTCGCGCTGGTCGTGCGCCGCCGACGGCGCTGCGGGCGCGCCGAGGCCCGCCGGTCGGCGGTCGCGCTGCTGCGGGCGGTCGACCTCGACGACGCGGAGCGGCTGCGCCGGCGCTGCCCCGGCGAGCTGTCCGGCGGGCAGCGGCAGCGGGTGTGCCTGGCGCTCGCGCTGGCCTCGCGGCCGCGCCTCCTGATCGCCGACGAGCCCACGACCGCGCTCGACACCGTCACCCGACGGCGCACCGCCGACACCCTGGACCGGCTCTGCGCGCAGCACGGCACCGCCCTGCTGCTCGTCACCCACGACGTCCAGGTCGCCCGCGACCTGTGCACCCGCGCCGTGCGCCTCGAGGCCGGTCGCGTCGTCGGCGAGGACGCCTGGTGAGCGCGGGGCTGCGCCTGGACGGCGTCACCCACCTGCACGACCGGGCCGGCACCGCCGGCGTCCGCGACGTCTCCCTCGCGGTCGCGCCCGGCGAGACGGTGGGCCTGGTGGGACGCTCCGGGGCCGGCAAGTCGACGCTCGTGTCGGTGGCGCTCGGGCTGCTGCCGGCGCAGCGCGGCGAGGTGGCGTACGACGGGCGACCGCTCCCCCGCCGGCGCCCGGGACCGCGGCGCTCGCGCGAGCTGCGCCGCACCGTGCAGTGGGTGCCCCAGGACCCGGCGGGGTCCCTGGACCCCCGGCGCCACCTGGGCCGGCAGCTGCTCGACCCGCAGCGTCGCCTGCGCGTGCCGGGCGACCACGAGCAGCGGGCCCGGGAGGCGCTCGCGCGGGTGGGGCTCGACGCCACGATCGCCACGCGCCGCCCCCACGAGGTCTCCGGCGGCCAGGCGCAGCGGGTGGCGCTGGCCCGGGCGCTGGTGACCGGCGCCCGGGTGCTGCTCGCCGACGAGCCGGTGACCGGCCTCGACCACGACCGCCGAGACGACGTCCTCGACCTGCTGCTCGCGCTGTCCCGCGACCCGGTGGCCCCGCTCGGGCTGCTGCTGGTGTGCCACGACCTCGACGCCGTGGCGCGCACCTGCGCGCGCACGGTCGTGCTCGACGGCGGCCGCGTCGTCGAGCAGGGCCCCACCGGCCCGCTGCTGACCCGACCGACGCACCCCGCGACGCGGGCCCTCGTCGACGCCCGCCCCCCGGACGTGCACCCGCACGCCCCCACCCACCAGGAGACCTCGTGAAGCACCGCCCCGCCGTCCTGATCGCCAGCCTGATCGCGGCCCTCGCCGGCGCCGGCTGCTCCGCCGGCCTGCCGTCCGGCGGGGCCCGCGACGCCGACCCCGACCGGCTGCGCCTGGCGATGCTGCAGCCGCCGCGCTCGGGGCTGAGCCCGCTCTCCGACGACGCGTTCAAGCTCTCGCGCTGGAGCACCGCCGAGACCCTGGTGGGGCTCGACGCCGACGGCGGTGCCGTGCCCGCCCTGGCCACGTCGTGGGAGCAGGTCGACCCGCGGACCTGGCGGCTGCAGCTGCGCGACGGCGTCCGCTTCCACGACGGCACCAGGCTGCGGGCGACCCACGCGGCGGCCTCGCTGACGGCTGCCGCGCAGGCCAGCCCGCCGCCGCGGATCCTCGACGGCGTCACGCTCCGGGCCCGGGCGCTCGACGGCGACACCCTGGAGGTCACCACGGCCGATCCCGACCCGCTGGTGCCGCAGCGGCTGTCCTCGCCGCAGCTCGTCGTCCTCAGCCCCGCGGCGTACGACGGCCCGGCGGTCGACCCCGTCGGCACCGGCACCGGCCCCTTCGAGCTGACCGAGGTCGACGGGACGTCGGGGGCCACGCTGGAGCGGTTCGACGGCTACTGGGGCGAGCGCGCCGCCCTCGCCGGCATCGACGTCGCCTACGTGCCCGACGGCACCGCCCGCGCGGCGGCGCTGCGCACCGGCGAGGCCGACGTCGTCGAGGCGGTGCCGGTCGGCCAGGCGGCCCGGCTCGACCAGGACCTCGTGCACGAGGTGCCGATGCCGCGCACGAACACGCTCTACCTCAACACCGAGCGCGGCCCCTTCGCCGACCCGGCCGTGCGCGCCGCCGCGCGCGAGGCCGTCGACCGCGCCCGGATCGTGGCCTCGGTCTACGAGGGCCGCGCCGACGTGGCGCAGGGCCTGCTCGGGCCGGCCGTCGCCTGGGCCGCCCCGCTCCGCGACACCCCGTCGTACGCCGCCGCGCTGGCGGGGCGCGCCCGTCCCGCCGCTCGCGTCGACGGCGTCGAGATCAGCCTCGGCACCTTCACCGACCGCGCCGAGCTGCCCGAGGTGGCCGTGCTCCTGGAGCAGGAGCTCGAGGCCGTCGGCTTCGAGGTCGAGCAGGACGTGCGGGAGTACCAGTACATCGAGGCCGACGCCCTCGACGGCGCCTTCGACGCCTTCGTGCTGAGCCGCGCCACCGTGCTCGACTCGGGCGACCCCGTCGCCTACCTCTACAGCGACTTCGCCTGCCGCGGGTCGTTCAACCTCAGCCAGCTGTGCGACCCGGCCGTCGACCGGGCACTGGAGCGGGCCGCGGCGCTGCCGGTCGGCGAGCAGCGGCAGCGGGCCACGCTCGCCGCGGAGGCGGCCGTGCTGGCGACCGACGCGGTGGTGCCGATGCTGCACGAGCGCGTCGTCCAGGGCGAGTCGGCCCGGGTCAGCGGCGTGCTGCGCGACCCGCGCGAGCGGCAGCTGGTCGCCACCGCCACCGACGTGCGGTGAGGCGGGGCCACCGCGGCACCCCCGCGCGCCGGTCGCTCCCGGTGGCCGCCGCGTCGCGGCTGCTCGCGGGGGCGGCCTTCCTCGGCCTCGTCGGGGCACTGCCCTGGTTGTCGGGGCGCAGCGCGGCGTACACCGTGCTCCGGGCGAGGTACGCCGAGCTCGAGGCCACTCCCGCCGCCCTGGCGCTCGTCGAGACCGAGCTGGGCCTGGACCGCGGCCCGCTCGGCGTGCTCGGCGACTGGCTGGCCGGACTGCCGCGCGGCGACCTGGGCGACTCGTGGACCAGCGGCCGCCCGGTGCTGCCGGGCCTGCTCGAGGCCCTGGTCGCCTCGTCGGTGCTGATGGTGGCGGCGCTGGTGGTCGCGCTCGCCGTGGCGGTGCTGGTGGTGGTGCCGTCGCTGGTCGCGGGGCTGCGCGGTCGCACCCGGCGCACGCCCGTGGTGGCGGTCGCCCTGACAGCGCTGCCGGAGCTCGTGCTGGCGGCGGTGCTGCTGCTGGTCGGGGCGGTGTGGCTGGGGTGGTTCGCGCCGTACGGCTGGCAGCGACCCGGCGACGTGGTGCTGCCCGCCCTCGCGCTGGGCCTGCCGGCCGGCGGGCTGCTCGGCCGGCTGGCCGCCGACGCGGTCGACCGGGCCGTGTCCGAGACCTGGGTCTCGACCTGGCGGCTCGCGGGACTGCCCCCGGCGCGGGTCGCGGTCGCCGTGCTGCGACGCGCGCTGGCGCCGGTCCTGGGGCAGGTCGGGCTCGTGGTCGTCGGGCTGCTCGGTGGCGCGGTGGCCGTCGAGGAGGTCTTCGCGGTGCCCGGGCTCGGGCGGGCGCTGCTGGGCGCGGCCAGCGCCCAGGACGTGCCGACGCTGCGGGCGGGCCTGCTGCTGCTCGTCGCCGTGGCCGTGCTGGTGGGCACGGCCACGGCCCTGGCGCGACGGCTGCTGCTGGGCGCCGCGCTGCGGACGGGGTCACTGCCGACGCCGCCGGCCGCGGGCGGGTCGCGGGGGCGCGCGTTCCCGCTCGTGGTCGGCGGGGCGCTGCTGCTCGCGGTGCTGGTCGGGCTGGCCGGCGACCCCTCCAGCTCCGCCCACGACCGGCTCGAGGCCCCTCGACCCGGGCTCTGGCTCGGCGCTGACGCCAGCGGCCGCGACCTGCTGGCCCGGCTGGGGCACGGCGCCCTGGTCACGGTCGGCACCTCGGTGCTGGTGGTGCTCGCCTGCCTGCTGCTCGGCCTGCTGCTGGGCACCCTGCCGCGCCTGGGCACGGGGCCGGTCGAGATCACCAACGCCGCGCCCCCGGTGGTCGCCGGCCTCGTGGTCGCGGGCATCTGGGGCCCCTCGGTCGCCGGGGCCGCGCTCGCCGTCACCGCGGTCAGCTGGGCGCCGCTGGCCTCCCACACCAGCGCGTTGCTGGTCGAGGCCCGGGCGCAGCCCCACGTGGCCGTGCTCGAGGTGCTGGGCACCGGACGGGTGCGCCGGCTGTGGTGCCACCTGCTGCCCGCGGTGGTGGCGCCGGTCGCGCGTCACGCCGCCGCCCGGCTGCCCGGTGTCGCGCTGGCCCTCGCCGCGCTCGGCTTTCTCGGGCTCGGCCCCGGTCAGCCCACCCCCGAGTGGGGACTGGTGCTCGCCGAGGGGGTGGGGTACGCCGAGCGCGCGCCGTGGGTCGTCGCCGCCCCGACGCTGGCGCTGGTGGCCGTCTCGGTGCTGGCCGCCGCCCTGGCCGAGGACCGCCCCGCCCGCGGGGTCAGTGGTCCCCGCACACCCCGAAGACCTCGACGAGGTGGCTGACCTCGCGGAAGCCGTGCTCGGCGGCCACCGCCTCGGCCCACCGCTCGACCGCCGGGCCGCGCACCTCGACCGCCTTGCCGCACACCCGGCACACCAGGTGGTGGTGGTGGGTCTCGCTGCACAGCCGGTAGGTCACCTCGCCGCTCTCCGAGCGCATCGCGTCGAGCTCGCCGGCGTCGCTCATGGCCTGCAGCGTGCGGTAGACGGTCGCCAGCCCGACCCGCTGGTCGTTGCGTCGCATGGCCTCGTGGACGTCCTGGGCGCTGCGGAAGTCGTCGAACCCCGCGAGCGCGTCGGCGATCGCCGCCCGCTTGGTCGACGTGCGACCCCGCGGGGTCGGCGGCGTGACGGCGTCCATGCGGTGGTCTCCTCTCCTGGCGGGCGCGGGCCAGCCTAGCCACGAGCAGCGCAGGGACGTGCCGCAGATGGACTAGTCCGCCCGGGACCACCCCCTTGCCGTCCCGGTGCAGCGGGCTCAAGGTGTGCCCCAGGGGGGTCACCATGACGCGTATCGGGACGTCGTTCGCCAAGCTGCTGGTAGCCGCAGGTGCCGTGGTGATGACGGGGGTGTGGGCGTCACCGCCACCGGCCGCGGCGGCGGTGGCGCCTCCCTCGGTCGAGGACGTCCCGGGCATGGCGCGCTACACCACGTCGAGCACGATCGCGGTGTACGCCGCCTACAGCTGCACCAACACCGGTGGCCCCCGGGGCACCCGGTGGTACGTCGTCGCGACGCTCACCCAGCCCGGCGCCACGACCTACCGCGCCGGCTCGTCGACCCACCGCTCGACCGCGATCGCTGCCCTCTGCACCGGGTCGCCCACGACGCAGCGGATCACGCTGCACCGCCCCGCCCGGGTGCCCGCCGGCGTGCCCGACCCCGTGACCCTCGGAGGGCCCGGCGAGCCGCACGACCCGGTCTCGGTCACCGTCCGCCTCGAGGGCCACCCGCCGCCCGGCCAGCGCTTCGCCAACCGCCGCAGCGCTCCCGTCACCGCCACCTCGGACACGTGGGCCGCGTGCAACGGCAGCTACGCCGACGGCCGCTGCTCGCCGCCCACGATCATCGCGCCGTCCGTCGGCCGCGTGCCGGCGACCCTGTCCTACAGCGGCCCCGACACCATGACGGCGCGGGTCACCTACACCTGCCAGGACCTCCCGGCTCCGCGCGGCGCCCAGTTCTTCCTCCAGGTCAGGTACCACCGCAGCAACGACCTCAACAGCTTCGTCAACGGCTACCGCAACGACCACCCCGGCGTGCTCAAGGCCACCTGCACCGGCGCCCCCGTGACCCAGGCGGTGACCCTCGTGCGGTCGTCCTACATCCTGCCCGGCATGACCGACCCGGGTCCCGGCGACGGCGACCTGTCGGTCACCCTCGAGTCGCGGGGCACCCAGGAGATGGGCGGGTGGTACGCCATCACCGGGCCCCCGGTCACCCGCTCCCGCACCAGCACCCTGCTCTGCGACCCGGCCGCCCTGCCCGACGGGTCGAGCTTCCCCAGCGTCTGCCCCTGAGGCTCCACGGGGCGGGCGCGCGACGGAGCTGGGGGCCGCGGGCAGTCCCGTCCGGGTCGGGACTCCCCCCGGCCCGCGGCCTTGCCCCACAGTGGCGGAAGTCCGCCACTCGCGCCCGGGTCGAAGGTCCCGAGATCGACGACGGAGCGCACCCCGGGTCCGGGTCGGGCTGGTCTACTCCCCGCGGTGACTTCGTGCACACGATGCACGCGGGTCCCGCCGTCGCCCCTACGCTTCTCTGGTGCCAGATCACTCCACCGGTCACGTCGACTGGACCGACCACGCCGCCGTGCTGTTCGACCTCGACGGCGTCGTCACCCCCACGGCCGAGGTCCACATGCGGGCCTGGTCCGAGATGTTCAACGAGTTCCTCTCCTCCGGCGACCAGGGCGGCGGTGACCGCGCGGAGTACACCGACGCCGACTACTTCGCCCACGTCGACGGCAAGCCCCGCTACGACGGGGTCCGCGACTTCCTGTCCTCGCGCGGCATCGACCTGCCCGAGGGCAGCTCGGAGGACTCGGCCGACACGCTGAGCGTGCGGGGCCTGGGCAACCGGAAGAACGACGCCTTCAACGCCGTGCTCGAGCGCGACGGCGTCGAGGCCTACCCCGGCTCGGTGGCCCTGCTCGACCACCTGCGCGACCTCGGCCTGCCGCTGGCGGTCGTGTCGTCCTCGGCCAACGCCCCGGCCGTGCTCGAGGCCGCCGGCCTGTCCGACCGCTTCGCCACCGTCGTGTCCGGCGCGGTCGCCGACGAGCTGGGCCTGCCCGGCAAGCCCGCGCCCGACACGTTCGTCCACGCCGCCGAGGTGCTCGGCACCACGCCCGAGCACGCCGTCGTGCTCGAGGACGCCGTGTCCGGCGTCCGGGCGGGCGCGGCGGGCCACTTCGCGCTGGTGATCGGGGTCGACCGCGGCGCCGGCGCCCAGGTGCTCACCGACGCGGGCGCCGACGTCGTCGTCCCCGACCTCGCCGACCTCGTGCCGGCCGCGACCGAGGGGGACGCCCGATGAGCACGCGCCGCGAGAAGGTCGCCCACCCGCTCGACCGGGGCCGCTTCCCCACCGACCCGTGGCGCCTGGTCGAGACGACCTACCGCTACGACGACCTCGGCACCACCGAGACGCTGTTCTCGGTCGGCAACGGCTACCTCGGGATGCGCGGCAACCCCGAGGAGGGCCGCGACGCGGTCGCCCACGGCACCTTCGTCAACGGCTTCCACGAGACCTGGCCGATCCGGCACGCGGAGGCTGCCTTCGGCTTCGCACGCACCGGCCAGACCATCGTCAACGTGCCCGACGTGAAGCTGATGAAGCTCTACGTCGACGACGAGCCGCTCATCCTCGGCACCGCCGACCTCGAGCACTACGAGCGCTCGCTCGACTTCCGCGACGGCGTCCTGCGCCGCAGCCTGATCTGGCGCACCCCGTCGGGCAAGCGCGTCCAGGTCGACTCGACCCGGATGGTCTCGATGACCCAGCGCCACCTCGCGGTGATGACGCTCGAGGTCACGATGCTGACCGGCGACGCCCCGATCGTGATCTCCTCGCAGGTGCTCAACCGCCAGGACGGGCAGGACGAGTACCACACGCCGTACGAGGCGATGGGCGAGGGCACCGACCCCCGCAAGGCCGCCGCCTTCGAGGACCGAGTGCTGCTGCCGCGCCTGCACTACGCCACCGAGGACCGGATGCTGCTGGGCTACCAGTGCGCGCAGTCGAAGATGACGATCGCGGTCGCGTGCGACCACCACCTCGAGACCGAGGACGAGCACGAGGTGCTGGTGCGCGGCGGCGAGGACCTCGGCAAGACGGTCTTCCGCGTCGAGGCGGTCGAGGGCCACCCGATCCGGCTGCAGAAGACCGCGACGTACCACACCTCGCGCGGCGTGCCCGTGCGCGAGCTCTCCGACCGCTGCGACCGGACCCTGGACCGCGCGCAGCGCCACGGCGCCGGGCACTACCTCGGCGAGCAGCGCGACTGGTACGACCGCTTCTGGGCCGCCAGCGACGTCGAGCTCGGCGGCGACGACGCCCTCCAGCAGGCGGTGCGGTTCAACCTCTTCACGCTCGCGCAGGCCAGCGCCCGCGCCGACCGCCAGGGCGTGCCGGCCAAGGGCGTGACCGGCTCGGGCTACGAGGGCCACTACTTCTGGGACACCGAGATCTACGTCGTCCCCTTCCTGTCCTTCACCCAGCCGCACATCGCCCGCAACCTGCTGCACTTCCGCAACCGGATGCTGCCCGCGGCCCGCACCCGCGCCCGCGAGATGGCCCAGAGCGGCGCGCTCTTCCCGTGGCGCACGATCAACGGCGAGGAGGCCTCGGCGTACTACGCCGCCGGCTCCGCGCAGATGCACATCGACGCCGACATCGCCTACGCCCTGATGCAGTACGTCGGCGCCACCAACGACGTCGGCTTCCTGGTCCGCGACGGCGTCGACCTGCTGGTCGAGACCGCCCGGATGTGGTCCGAGCTCGGGTTCTGGCGCACCAACGGCAAGCCCAGCTTCCACATCCACGGCGTCACCGGGCCGGACGAGTACACCACCGTGGTGAACAACAACCTGTTCACCAACGTGATGGCGCGCTACAACCTCGAGAAGGCCGCGCTGGTGGTCGAGCGCATCGAGGAGCTGCACCCCGTCGACCACCAGAAGCTGGTGCACCGGCTGGGCCTGACCAAGGACGAGGTGGCGACCTGGAAGAGGTGCGCCGAGGGCATGACGATCCCCTTCGACGAGGGCCTCGGCATCCACCCCCAGGACGACTTCTTCCTCGACCGCGAGGTCTGGGACCTCTCCCGCACGCCGCAGGAGAACCGGCCGCTGATGCTGCACTACCACCCGCTGGTGATCTACCGGTTCCAGGTGCTCAAGCAGGCCGACGTGGTGCTCGCGATGTTCCTGCACGGCGACCGCTTCACCGACGAGCAGAAGCGCGCCAACTTCGAGTACTACGACCCGATCACCACCGGCGACTCCACCCTCTCGGCGGTCGTGCAGTCGATCATGGCGGCCGAGGTGGGCTACCACGAGGTCGCGATGGACTACTTCCGCCAGGCAGTCTACGTCGACCTCGCCGACCTCCACGAGAACACCGTCGACGGCCTCCACATCGCCTCCGCCGGTGGCGTCTGGAGCGGCCTGGCCTTCGGATTCGCCGGCATGAGCGACCGCAACGGCCGCCTCGGCTTCGACCCCCGGCTGCCCGCCGAGTGGGACCGGCTGGCCTTCCGCCTCGCCTGGCGCGGCTCGCGGCTGCTGGTCGAGCTGACCCAGGACGCGCTGGCCATCACGGTCCTCGAGGCCGGCGAGGAGGAGGTGCGCGTCCGGGTCCGCGGCGAGCTCCACACCGCCACGGCCGCCCAGCCCCTCAAGGTGGCGCTGCCCGACCAGGGCCCGCGCATCGACGGCCTGCTCGGCGACAAGCCGCAGGTCGGCGGCACCCGCGCCGACGGCACCAAGATCACGGCGGGCGTGCCCGAGCCGATGATGTTCGACGAGGACGTCGCCCCGCTCATGGAGGCCCCGCTCGTGCTCATGGGCCCCGAGTCCGGCCCCGCCACCGACCCGCCGCTCGAGGGCTGACGGCCCGGCCAGCACGCTGCGCGGCGCGGAGACGCGCGGACACACGTGGTCGGACACGTCCGGTTGGCGGGGGTTCGTCCCGGCGTACGGCGAACTTGTGTCCGCGCGTCTGCGTGGCGACGCGGCCATCGGCGACCCGGCCATCGGCGACCCGGGACGGTGACACCCCGCGGGACCGTGACGTCGCCGCAGGGTGCCACCTCGACACCGCCCATCGGCTCACTGCTTGACCGACGAGGCGGTGTCGCCGACACGACCTCAGGCCTGGGCTGCGCACCTGAGGTGGCGTCCGCTCCTCCAGTACCCAGCCGGGAGTGGTCTCACCGGGCGCGGCGATCCCGAGCCGTACGCCGGTGCGGCCGCGAAGCCGGGCCGGGCCCTCAGGCCGGGGCGCCGTGGTGGCGCGACTGGGCCGCGCCGGCGAGCGTGCCGAGGACGGCGAAGGTCGCGGTGGTGCCGAGGACGACCAGCACCGGGACGGTCCAGGCGTCGGTGACGTCGTGGGCCAGGCCGAGGACGGCGGGGCCGGTGGCGGCGACGACGTACCCCACGCCCTGGACGAAGGCCGACAGCTGCGCGCTCTCGCGGTCGGTGCGCGAGACCTGCACGACGATGGTGAAGATCGCCGCGAAGCCACCGCCCTGGGCGATCCCGCCGAGGACGCTGCCGACGACGTAGAGCTCGGGCGACACCAGCAGCTGGAGCGGGAAGGTCATCCACAGCGCGCCGACGATCGCGATCGTGACGGCGGGCGAGAACCGCGTCGCGAGCAGGGGGACGCCGAACGCACCGACGATCGCGCTGACCTGGAAGACCGACGACGCCGTGCCCGCCCCGGTGGCCCCGAGTCCGATCTCGTCGGCGAGCAGGCTCGGCAGCCAGGCGGTCAGCGCGTAGTAGGAGCTGGCCTGGCCCGCGAACGCCAGCCCGAGCAGCCACGCGATCGGGGTGCGCCACACGATGCGCACGTCACCGGGCGGCTCGGCGGCGGCCGCAGCCGGCGGCTGCTCCGCTTCGTCCGCGACCCGGGCGTCGGCCTGCCGCGCGGCCCGCCGCTGCCACCACCCCCAGGCGCCGAGCCCGACGAGCGCGGGCAGCGCCCAGACGGCGAGCGCGACCCGCCAGCCGAAGGCCTGCGAGATCGGCGCGGTGGCCAGGGTGACGACCATCGAGCCGACGTTCATGGCCGTGACGTAGACGCCGGTCACCACCCCGACCCGGGCCATCGGGGTCTCGCGGCGGATCACCACCGGCACCACGACGTTGCCCACCGTGATGGCCAGCCCGACGAGCAGGGTGCCGGCCACGGCGAGCGGGTAGCCGCCCAGGCTGCGGACCACCGACCCCACCACCACGACCAGCAGGCACAGCGAGACCGCGCGCTCGATCCCCGCCCGCCGGATGACGGCGAGCGCGACCGGGGCGAGCAGGCCGAAGCAGAGCACCGGCAGGCTGGTCAGCACCCCGACCGCCGCGCCACCGACCCCGAGGTCGGAGCGCAGCTCGGTCGAGATCGGCGCCACGGCGACGAACGGCGCCCGCAGGTTGAGCGAGACCAGGACGAGGACGCCGACGAACACCCACGGGACCGCCGTACGCCGCAGTCCGCCCCCGGAGGTGCCGGGGGCGGACGCGGGACGGGCGGCGCTCACGCGGTCATCCGGTGTTGCGCATCCCCGCGGCGATCCCGTTGATGGTCAGCAGCAGCGCCCGCTCGAGGTCGGGGCTCTCCTCGCCGGCGCGCATCCGGGCGAGCAGCTGCACCTGGAGCAGGTGGAGCGGCTCGAGGTAGTTCTCGCGGACCTCCAGCGTGGTGCGCAGCACCGGCTCCCGCTCGAGCAGCCGCTCGTCGCCGGTGACGGCGAGGACCTGCGCGACGGTGAGGTCGTACTCCGCGCGGATCACCTCGAAGATGCCCCGGGTCGCCTCGGGGGCGAGGGTGGTGACGTAGCGCTCGGCGATGTCGAGGTCGGCCTTGAACAGCGTCATCGCGACGTTGTCGAGGAAGGTGCGGAAGAACGGCCAGTGGGCGTACATCTCCCGCAGGTCGTCGCCGCTGGCCTCGACCGCCGCCAGGCCGGTGCCGACGCCGAACCAGCCGGGCACGATCTGGCGCGACTGGGTCCAGCCGAACACCCACGGGATCGCGCGCAGGCCGTCGAGGCCGGCGTCCTGCTGCGGGCGCTTGGAGGGCCGCGAGCCGATGTGCATCGAGCCGAGCAGGTCGACGGGGGTGCAGGACAGGAAGTACTCCGCCAGGTCGTCGCGCTCGACGAGGTCGCAGTAGCGGCGGTGGGCGCGGCTCGACACCTCGTCCATGAGCCCGTCCCAGCGCTCCGCCTGCTCCGGCGTACGACGGTCGGTGCGGTGCAGCAGCGAGGCCTCCAGCGTGGCCGCGACGAGCAGCTCGAGGTTCTCGCGGGCCAGCACGGGCAGGGCGTACTTGTCGCTGATCACCTCGCCCTGCTCGGTCAGCTTGACCT
This genomic interval from Nocardioides scoriae contains the following:
- a CDS encoding HAD family hydrolase, encoding MPDHSTGHVDWTDHAAVLFDLDGVVTPTAEVHMRAWSEMFNEFLSSGDQGGGDRAEYTDADYFAHVDGKPRYDGVRDFLSSRGIDLPEGSSEDSADTLSVRGLGNRKNDAFNAVLERDGVEAYPGSVALLDHLRDLGLPLAVVSSSANAPAVLEAAGLSDRFATVVSGAVADELGLPGKPAPDTFVHAAEVLGTTPEHAVVLEDAVSGVRAGAAGHFALVIGVDRGAGAQVLTDAGADVVVPDLADLVPAATEGDAR
- a CDS encoding glycoside hydrolase family 65 protein; its protein translation is MSTRREKVAHPLDRGRFPTDPWRLVETTYRYDDLGTTETLFSVGNGYLGMRGNPEEGRDAVAHGTFVNGFHETWPIRHAEAAFGFARTGQTIVNVPDVKLMKLYVDDEPLILGTADLEHYERSLDFRDGVLRRSLIWRTPSGKRVQVDSTRMVSMTQRHLAVMTLEVTMLTGDAPIVISSQVLNRQDGQDEYHTPYEAMGEGTDPRKAAAFEDRVLLPRLHYATEDRMLLGYQCAQSKMTIAVACDHHLETEDEHEVLVRGGEDLGKTVFRVEAVEGHPIRLQKTATYHTSRGVPVRELSDRCDRTLDRAQRHGAGHYLGEQRDWYDRFWAASDVELGGDDALQQAVRFNLFTLAQASARADRQGVPAKGVTGSGYEGHYFWDTEIYVVPFLSFTQPHIARNLLHFRNRMLPAARTRAREMAQSGALFPWRTINGEEASAYYAAGSAQMHIDADIAYALMQYVGATNDVGFLVRDGVDLLVETARMWSELGFWRTNGKPSFHIHGVTGPDEYTTVVNNNLFTNVMARYNLEKAALVVERIEELHPVDHQKLVHRLGLTKDEVATWKRCAEGMTIPFDEGLGIHPQDDFFLDREVWDLSRTPQENRPLMLHYHPLVIYRFQVLKQADVVLAMFLHGDRFTDEQKRANFEYYDPITTGDSTLSAVVQSIMAAEVGYHEVAMDYFRQAVYVDLADLHENTVDGLHIASAGGVWSGLAFGFAGMSDRNGRLGFDPRLPAEWDRLAFRLAWRGSRLLVELTQDALAITVLEAGEEEVRVRVRGELHTATAAQPLKVALPDQGPRIDGLLGDKPQVGGTRADGTKITAGVPEPMMFDEDVAPLMEAPLVLMGPESGPATDPPLEG
- a CDS encoding MFS transporter, coding for MSAARPASAPGTSGGGLRRTAVPWVFVGVLVLVSLNLRAPFVAVAPISTELRSDLGVGGAAVGVLTSLPVLCFGLLAPVALAVIRRAGIERAVSLCLLVVVVGSVVRSLGGYPLAVAGTLLVGLAITVGNVVVPVVIRRETPMARVGVVTGVYVTAMNVGSMVVTLATAPISQAFGWRVALAVWALPALVGLGAWGWWQRRAARQADARVADEAEQPPAAAAAEPPGDVRIVWRTPIAWLLGLAFAGQASSYYALTAWLPSLLADEIGLGATGAGTASSVFQVSAIVGAFGVPLLATRFSPAVTIAIVGALWMTFPLQLLVSPELYVVGSVLGGIAQGGGFAAIFTIVVQVSRTDRESAQLSAFVQGVGYVVAATGPAVLGLAHDVTDAWTVPVLVVLGTTATFAVLGTLAGAAQSRHHGAPA